One part of the Lotus japonicus ecotype B-129 chromosome 2, LjGifu_v1.2 genome encodes these proteins:
- the LOC130741084 gene encoding 21 kDa protein-like, producing the protein MRPQYINRGRSVSLDMAARLGLSLLLLTNFVIYMAGTAESAITRQANTNPAEFIKSSCRTTRYPVLCVQSLIGYASVIGHSERQLAMTALSVSISRTRSSASFVKKISQARGLKPREYRAVQDCIETIGDSVDRLSQSVRELDRTGKASGEDFVWHMSNVQTWVSSALTDDDTCLDGFAGPAMDGNVKADIKDRVLLVAQVTSNGLALVNHFASRHQHAETP; encoded by the coding sequence ATGAGACCACAATACATCAATAGAGGAAGATCTGTGTCATTAGACATGGCAGCTAGACTAGGGCTTTCATTGCTGCTCCTCACAAACTTTGTCATTTACATGGCTGGCACCGCAGAATCTGCAATTACAAGGCAAGCCAACACTAACCCAGCAGAGTTCATCAAGTCCTCATGTAGAACCACTCGCTACCCTGTTCTATGTGTTCAGAGTCTGATAGGGTACGCTAGCGTGATTGGCCACAGCGAGCGACAACTAGCCATGACCGCTTTATCGGTGAGCATATCCAGGACACGATCGAGCGCATCTTTTGTGAAGAAAATATCCCAGGCAAGGGGACTCAAGCCCAGGGAGTACAGAGCCGTGCAAGACTGCATAGAAACCATAGGTGACAGTGTGGACCGTCTTAGCCAATCGGTTCGGGAGCTTGACCGTACGGGAAAGGCCTCGGGGGAGGACTTCGTGTGGCACATGAGCAACGTGCAAACTTGGGTTAGTTCTGCCCTCACCGATGATGACACTTGTCTTGATGGCTTTGCTGGTCCTGCCATGGATGGAAACGTCAAGGCTGACATCAAGGACAGGGTTCTCCTTGTTGCTCAAGTCACCAGCAATGGACTCGCTTTGGTTAATCACTTTGCCTCAAGGCACCAACACGCCGAAACTCCTTAG
- the LOC130741085 gene encoding uncharacterized protein LOC130741085 — MAALSFGIATTSISSAAAAAYRVSPRNRKSTISCIGWDPEGVLSPPQGGHLARLEFKKSLEKDADAREAFERQVREEKERRQAFRQSRVVPDSPQELIEYLLDTEAQDIEFEISRTRPRLNEEFFAHLKFELGQLRFAVNKTQDVEDRLIELEALEKAIQEGTEAYDKMQTELIKAKESLTTILTSKDVKATLLEMVERNELNRSLLALLDENITSAHQGNQKQAAEYMEKLRGAVLKYITV, encoded by the exons ATGGCCGCGCTTAGCTTCGGCATCGCTACCACCAGTATCAgctccgccgccgccgccgcttaTCGTGTTTCTCCTCGCAACCGCAAATCAACAATTTCCTGCATTGGATGG GACCCTGAAGGCGTGCTTAGCCCACCCCAAGGTGGTCACCTCGCCAGGCTGGAGTTTAAGAAAAGCCTCGAGAAAGATGCAGATGCCCGCGAAGCCTTCGAGCGCCAGGTCCGTGAAGAGAAAGAGCGTCGTCAAGCCTTTCGACAA TCTCGTGTTGTTCCTGATTCTCCACAAGAGCTCATTGAGTACTTGCTTGATACTGAAGCTCAGgatattgaatttgagatttcaAGAACGAGACCGCG ATTGAATGAGGAATTTTTTGCACATCTGAAATTTGAGTTAGGACAGCTTCGATTTGCTGTTAACAAAACTCAG GACGTGGAGGATCGACTGATTGAGCTGGAGGCTCTAGAGAAGGCAATACAGGAAGGAACAG AAGCCTATGATAAGATGCAAACTGAGCTCATCAAAGCCAAGGAAAGCCTAACCACAATCTTGACATCAAAGGATGTGAAAGCAACT TTGCTGGAGATGGTTGAACGCAATGAACTTAATAGATCTTTGTTGGCCCTTCTCGATGAAAACATAACAAGTGCACACCAGGGCAACCAG AAACAGGCTGCAGAATACATGGAGAAGCTCCGCGGGGCTGTCCTCAAGTACATTACAGTTTAG